A stretch of the Cucumis sativus cultivar 9930 unplaced genomic scaffold, Cucumber_9930_V3 scaffold91, whole genome shotgun sequence genome encodes the following:
- the LOC116406349 gene encoding calmodulin-binding protein 60 A-like: MPLNHAIVGNDKIIRLANGFVQLNDLSFSDNSSWTKTKKFRLGVKFVDDEIKTKFPRIEGAISEPFRVMDQRGEGYKKHHPPSRGDKIWRLEGIAKNGAYLQRLSSNEIKNVDDFLKTYKQKGSTYLKQLLGEKVSIGEQKKKRGKGGWAAAG, from the exons ATGCCACTTAACCATGCCATTGTTGGGAATGATAAGATAATTCGCTTGGCAAATGGGTTTGTACAGCTTAATGATTTGAGCTTTAGTGACAATTCAAGTTGGACCAAAACTAAGAAGTTTAGATTGGGAGTGAAATTTGTGGATGACGAAATCAAAACTAAGTTTCCAAGAATTGAGGGAGCTATCTCCGAACCTTTTAGAGTGATGGATCAGCGTGGTGAAG GGTACAAGAAACACCACCCTCCAAGTAGGGGAGATAAAATCTGGCGATTAGAAGGAATTGCCAAAAATGGTGCATATCTCCAACGCTTGTCCTCCaacgaaataaaaaatgtggatGATTTTTTGAAGACTTATAAACAAAAGGGTTCTACTTACCTGAAACAG CTACTTGGTGAGAAAGTCTCTATCGGcgaacagaagaagaagagaggaaaagGAGGGTGGGCGGCGGCTgggtag